In Picosynechococcus sp. PCC 7002, the following are encoded in one genomic region:
- a CDS encoding protein-L-isoaspartate(D-aspartate) O-methyltransferase, producing the protein MDLPPTNDFCADPTVALRQRMVKQQIIARGVNDPAVLAALQQVPRHRFVPDSLQNLAYADQPLTIGYGQTISQPYIVAYMTEAAHLTPSSKVLEIGTGCGYQAAILAEIAQEVFTVEVVPELARQARDRLEALGYQNIHYKIGDGYQGWSEFAPYDAILVTAAPDHRPQPLLQQLAVGGHLVIPVGTVGQRLEVLHKTSTDLEMEKAIAVRFVPLQGHSYGF; encoded by the coding sequence ATGGATCTTCCACCCACCAATGATTTCTGTGCCGATCCCACCGTTGCTTTACGTCAGCGGATGGTTAAGCAGCAAATTATCGCCAGGGGCGTGAACGATCCAGCTGTCTTAGCCGCGCTCCAGCAAGTGCCCCGGCATCGCTTTGTGCCTGATTCTCTCCAAAATCTCGCCTACGCCGATCAACCCCTTACCATCGGCTATGGCCAAACTATTTCCCAGCCCTATATCGTCGCCTACATGACCGAGGCGGCCCACCTGACGCCCAGCAGCAAAGTTTTAGAAATTGGTACGGGGTGCGGTTATCAAGCGGCGATCCTCGCCGAAATTGCCCAGGAAGTTTTTACCGTTGAAGTTGTGCCCGAATTAGCCCGGCAAGCCCGCGATCGCCTCGAAGCATTGGGCTATCAGAATATTCACTACAAGATTGGTGACGGTTACCAGGGCTGGTCAGAATTTGCTCCCTACGACGCGATCCTTGTTACGGCGGCCCCAGACCATCGGCCCCAACCGTTACTGCAACAATTGGCCGTGGGCGGTCACCTGGTAATACCTGTGGGCACCGTCGGCCAACGCCTTGAAGTCCTCCACAAAACCAGCACTGACTTGGAAATGGAAAAGGCGATCGCTGTGCGGTTTGTGCCACTCCAGGGTCACAGCTACGGATTTTGA
- a CDS encoding YlqD family protein: MDGNQVPTVTLKRPINLKVIVTPRWKEEVQQQLQGQIATFDGQLQQLDVQGNRTISELQQQGNTPQVAQQMENIQLQVNQKKRELLEKKNQVLQQLQQVQNLELDQEFLQGQMESFFEVKVGDNLVRKLNVELVVRDGVVEEIRGDL; the protein is encoded by the coding sequence ATGGACGGAAACCAAGTGCCTACTGTTACCCTCAAACGCCCAATTAATCTGAAGGTCATCGTGACCCCCCGCTGGAAAGAGGAAGTACAGCAGCAACTCCAGGGACAAATAGCGACTTTTGATGGTCAATTACAACAACTGGATGTCCAAGGAAATCGCACCATTAGTGAACTTCAACAACAGGGCAATACCCCCCAGGTCGCTCAACAAATGGAAAATATCCAACTCCAGGTTAACCAAAAAAAGCGGGAACTCCTTGAGAAGAAAAACCAAGTGCTCCAGCAGCTCCAACAGGTACAAAACTTAGAATTAGATCAAGAGTTTCTCCAGGGTCAAATGGAGAGTTTCTTTGAAGTGAAAGTGGGCGATAATCTGGTGCGCAAGCTGAATGTTGAACTTGTGGTCCGGGATGGTGTTGTTGAAGAAATTCGCGGCGACCTCTAA
- a CDS encoding long-chain fatty acid--CoA ligase: MSTAPYDQIQSLSKIWAIAAERYADIVALYDPHQKPEFKLTYHQLWQGIQQFGAGLQALGLQPQEKVALIADNSPRWFIADQGSIAAGAVNAVRSSQAEKQELLYIYTDSESRFLIVEDRKTFERLNPEITNLQPRAVIFLTDEEVPETELPIFNFSQLMTLGSQEPLTMPGRSPQDLMTLIYTSGTTGKPKGVMLSHGNVLYQVRNLDQVIQPNPGDVTLSILPTWHSYERAAEYFLLSQGCTQIYTNIRNIKKDLQTYKPGYMVAVPRIWESIYEGVQKNLREQPAKKQKLVNFFLTCSQNYVLAQRIANNLSLEHFHVSSLTRLMARAKAIALYPFHLLGNKLVYEKIRGATGGKIRYVISGGGSLAQHIDTFFEIVGINILVGYGLTETSPVTNARRPERNVCGSAGPALKGTEIRIVDPETRQTLSQGQKGLVLIRGPQVMQGYYRKPEATAKAIDPEGWFDSGDLGWVTPQGDLVLTGRAKDTIVLTNGENIEPQPIEDACARSPYIDQIMLVGQDQKSLGALIVPNLEALGQWMSQGGLGLQLPDPDIPSEQLPQTDLYSKPVLNLFKQELNREIKNRPGYRVDDRISDFALILEPFSIENGLMTQTLKVKRPVVAEKYAALIASLYDKD, encoded by the coding sequence ATGAGCACTGCTCCCTACGACCAGATCCAATCTTTATCAAAAATTTGGGCGATCGCCGCCGAGCGTTATGCCGACATTGTTGCCCTCTATGATCCCCACCAAAAACCAGAATTCAAACTGACCTATCATCAGCTCTGGCAAGGGATTCAGCAATTTGGGGCTGGCCTCCAAGCCCTCGGTCTTCAACCCCAGGAAAAAGTCGCCCTGATTGCGGATAATAGCCCCCGTTGGTTCATCGCCGATCAAGGTAGTATTGCGGCGGGGGCAGTGAATGCGGTGCGCTCATCCCAGGCAGAAAAACAAGAACTGCTCTACATCTACACTGACAGCGAAAGTCGATTTCTCATCGTCGAAGACCGCAAAACCTTTGAACGCCTCAATCCAGAAATTACAAATCTCCAACCCAGGGCCGTCATTTTCCTTACCGACGAAGAAGTGCCAGAAACGGAACTCCCGATTTTCAACTTTTCCCAACTGATGACCCTCGGCAGCCAAGAACCCCTGACGATGCCTGGGCGATCGCCCCAAGATTTGATGACCTTGATCTACACTTCTGGGACGACGGGCAAACCCAAAGGGGTGATGCTTTCCCACGGCAATGTCCTCTACCAAGTGCGCAACCTCGACCAGGTGATTCAACCGAATCCTGGCGATGTCACCCTCAGCATTCTCCCCACCTGGCATTCCTATGAACGGGCTGCTGAATATTTCCTCCTGTCCCAGGGCTGCACCCAAATTTATACGAATATCCGCAACATCAAAAAAGATCTCCAAACCTACAAGCCCGGTTACATGGTTGCGGTGCCGCGCATTTGGGAATCGATTTACGAAGGAGTGCAGAAAAATCTCCGGGAACAACCCGCCAAAAAACAAAAGCTGGTGAACTTTTTCCTCACCTGCTCCCAAAATTATGTCCTGGCCCAGCGTATCGCCAACAACCTCAGCCTGGAGCATTTCCATGTTTCTTCCCTGACGCGGTTAATGGCTAGAGCAAAGGCGATCGCCCTTTATCCTTTTCACCTCCTCGGCAACAAACTCGTTTACGAAAAAATTCGGGGGGCCACTGGCGGCAAAATTCGCTACGTAATCAGCGGCGGCGGCTCCCTCGCCCAACACATCGACACCTTCTTTGAAATCGTGGGGATCAATATCCTTGTGGGTTATGGCCTCACCGAAACTTCTCCTGTGACCAATGCCCGGCGGCCCGAACGCAATGTGTGTGGTTCTGCTGGCCCCGCCCTCAAGGGCACCGAAATTCGCATTGTTGATCCTGAAACGCGACAAACCCTTTCCCAAGGCCAAAAGGGACTGGTTTTAATCCGTGGCCCCCAGGTAATGCAGGGCTACTACCGCAAACCCGAAGCCACCGCCAAGGCCATTGATCCCGAAGGTTGGTTTGACAGCGGCGACCTCGGTTGGGTGACGCCCCAGGGGGATCTCGTTTTAACGGGCCGGGCAAAGGATACTATTGTCCTCACCAACGGCGAAAACATCGAACCCCAGCCCATCGAAGATGCCTGCGCCCGCAGTCCCTACATCGATCAAATTATGCTGGTGGGCCAGGATCAAAAATCCCTTGGTGCTTTAATTGTGCCGAACCTCGAAGCCCTCGGTCAGTGGATGTCCCAGGGTGGCCTCGGTTTGCAATTGCCAGATCCTGACATTCCTTCAGAACAACTGCCCCAAACGGATTTGTACAGTAAGCCAGTCTTGAATTTATTTAAACAGGAGCTGAATCGAGAAATTAAAAATCGACCTGGCTATCGGGTGGATGACCGCATTAGTGATTTTGCGTTGATTTTGGAGCCTTTTTCCATTGAGAACGGCCTGATGACCCAGACGCTAAAGGTAAAGCGGCCAGTGGTGGCAGAGAAATATGCGGCCTTAATTGCTTCCCTTTACGACAAAGATTAA
- a CDS encoding photosystem I reaction center subunit II PsaD — MSNELTGKTPKFGGSTGGLLAAAEREEKYAITWSSAKEQVFELPTGGAAVMNEGDNLMYFARKEQCLALGTQLKTQFKPKITDYKIYRVFPSGETQFLYPLDGVPSEKVNEGREYKGKVDRNIGSNPEPATLKFSGVAPYEA, encoded by the coding sequence ATGTCTAACGAGCTTACTGGAAAAACACCGAAATTCGGTGGCAGCACGGGTGGTCTACTCGCCGCTGCTGAACGGGAGGAAAAATACGCCATCACCTGGTCTAGCGCAAAAGAGCAGGTTTTTGAACTGCCCACCGGTGGTGCAGCGGTCATGAACGAAGGCGATAACCTCATGTACTTTGCCCGCAAGGAACAGTGCCTTGCCCTCGGGACTCAGCTGAAAACACAATTTAAGCCCAAGATTACCGACTATAAGATTTACCGTGTCTTCCCCTCCGGCGAAACTCAGTTCCTCTATCCTCTCGATGGTGTACCTTCTGAGAAGGTAAACGAAGGTCGCGAATACAAAGGGAAAGTTGACCGCAATATCGGGAGCAACCCCGAACCGGCAACCCTGAAGTTTTCTGGTGTGGCCCCCTACGAAGCCTAG
- a CDS encoding alpha/beta hydrolase, with the protein MAEEFYKGGQRAWFHDQGHWGGFFHTYDQLQLKGFGAHFDQPRKIHVFLPRDYEVTGDRLPVLYCNDGDHIFFPDGNFGQCWQVAERLSRLYLREQLQKLIVVAICPNDRAYEYSHIPDQGGGLGDYSRYLAKGLKPFIDEQYRTQTDQTLIVGAAQGGLAAFYTATQHPRQFPQVAALSPSFWLGLEANPMSINGLDGAFKISLENSALVFAATPVLSNPELRPKIYLDWGLMADTQHQEARARLRGQEMRSLLIEEFQYQENVNLFTLEDPLGRHDELAWGDRLETILQLFF; encoded by the coding sequence ATGGCAGAAGAATTTTACAAAGGTGGACAACGGGCTTGGTTCCATGATCAGGGCCATTGGGGCGGTTTTTTCCATACCTATGATCAGTTGCAACTCAAGGGTTTTGGGGCGCATTTTGATCAACCCCGCAAAATCCATGTCTTTTTACCACGAGATTATGAAGTAACTGGCGATCGCCTGCCCGTACTTTACTGCAACGATGGCGACCATATTTTTTTCCCCGATGGGAATTTTGGTCAATGTTGGCAGGTGGCAGAACGCTTGAGTCGACTGTATCTACGGGAGCAATTGCAAAAACTGATTGTCGTGGCCATTTGCCCCAATGATCGTGCCTACGAATATTCCCATATCCCGGATCAAGGTGGTGGCCTAGGGGATTACAGTCGTTATCTTGCCAAAGGACTGAAACCCTTTATCGATGAGCAATACCGCACCCAAACCGATCAAACGCTCATCGTCGGTGCTGCCCAAGGCGGGTTGGCTGCTTTTTACACGGCTACCCAGCACCCCCGCCAGTTTCCCCAAGTGGCCGCTTTATCCCCCTCTTTTTGGCTGGGACTGGAGGCAAACCCAATGTCCATAAATGGTTTGGATGGGGCTTTTAAAATATCCCTTGAAAATTCGGCGTTGGTTTTTGCCGCGACTCCCGTTTTGAGCAATCCTGAACTGCGCCCCAAAATTTACCTAGACTGGGGTTTAATGGCTGATACCCAGCACCAGGAGGCCCGGGCGAGATTACGGGGCCAAGAAATGCGATCGCTTTTAATCGAAGAGTTCCAATACCAAGAAAATGTGAATCTTTTTACCCTTGAAGATCCCCTTGGTCGCCACGATGAACTTGCCTGGGGCGATCGCCTTGAGACAATTTTGCAGCTTTTCTTCTAG
- a CDS encoding MOSC domain-containing protein: MARVTALWIYPVKSCGGIALETVEVLTQGFQGDRQWMIVDADGKFLSQRQYPQLARVKPHMIEDNLTLTFDDFSPLKLSPKTVGSLKPVTIWRNQTQALDQGPEAAAWFSEVLQTPCRLVRQSPDHPRPVNPKYALWETQNVSFADGYPVLLTNTASLKLLEEKLGAAVSINQFRPNLVVETAQPFAEDHWQTVDIGGTTFVTAKPCERCIVITTNQTTGDRHPTQEPLRTLGTFRRTAKGILFGINLMPTSSGKISVGDAVILDSTMF; the protein is encoded by the coding sequence GTGGCACGGGTGACGGCCTTATGGATTTATCCGGTGAAGTCCTGCGGCGGGATCGCTTTGGAGACAGTGGAAGTTTTGACCCAGGGTTTTCAAGGCGATCGCCAATGGATGATTGTTGATGCCGACGGGAAATTTCTCAGTCAACGGCAATATCCCCAACTGGCCAGGGTTAAGCCCCACATGATAGAGGATAATCTCACCTTAACTTTTGATGATTTTTCGCCCCTGAAACTGTCTCCCAAAACCGTAGGCTCCCTCAAACCCGTGACAATCTGGCGCAACCAGACCCAAGCCCTTGACCAAGGCCCTGAAGCTGCCGCTTGGTTTTCGGAGGTGCTACAAACCCCCTGCCGTCTTGTGCGCCAATCCCCCGACCATCCCCGGCCCGTTAACCCAAAATATGCCCTATGGGAGACCCAAAATGTCAGTTTTGCCGATGGTTATCCGGTGCTCCTCACCAATACTGCTTCTTTAAAGCTGCTGGAAGAAAAATTAGGGGCAGCCGTTTCGATAAATCAGTTTCGTCCTAACCTAGTGGTTGAGACAGCACAACCCTTTGCGGAAGATCATTGGCAGACTGTGGACATTGGTGGCACGACCTTTGTCACCGCCAAACCCTGCGAACGTTGCATTGTGATTACAACAAATCAAACCACAGGCGATCGCCACCCAACTCAAGAACCCCTCCGCACTCTGGGCACTTTTCGACGCACTGCCAAAGGCATTCTTTTTGGCATTAACCTCATGCCCACAAGCTCCGGCAAGATTTCAGTGGGAGATGCTGTAATCCTGGATTCAACGATGTTTTAA
- a CDS encoding ATP-dependent zinc protease family protein → MKRKPILSTIGWRECVALPDFQIPVIRAKIDTGAGSSSIHATRIHYFHQGDREMVRFQIHPHQHNIHDTVTIEAPLVEHRSIKSSNGQKQLRPVIETHVQLGEHRWLIELNLTNRSLMGYRMLLGRQALRKRFLVDVSKSFLQSQPDHPHQP, encoded by the coding sequence ATGAAAAGAAAACCCATCCTATCGACCATTGGTTGGCGAGAATGTGTGGCGCTCCCGGATTTTCAGATCCCCGTGATTCGCGCCAAAATTGACACCGGTGCTGGCTCCTCTTCGATCCATGCCACCCGCATTCACTATTTTCACCAAGGCGATCGCGAGATGGTTCGTTTCCAAATTCACCCCCACCAGCACAATATCCATGACACCGTTACCATAGAAGCCCCTTTGGTCGAACACCGCAGCATCAAAAGTTCCAATGGCCAAAAGCAACTGCGGCCCGTCATCGAAACCCATGTTCAACTAGGCGAACACCGTTGGCTCATTGAACTCAATCTCACCAATCGCTCCTTAATGGGTTATCGGATGCTCCTTGGACGCCAGGCCCTGCGCAAACGATTCCTCGTTGATGTGAGCAAATCTTTTCTCCAAAGCCAACCGGATCATCCCCACCAACCATGA
- a CDS encoding prephenate/arogenate dehydrogenase, translating into MKIGIVGLGLIGGSLAIAFREKGLEVLGVSRKNTTCETALTKKIVTKASTDMGLLRDADVVFLCTPIKAILPTAQTLIPHLKPTAILTDVASVKGEIAQAIAPLWPNFIGGHPMAGTAEQGIDAALPGLFINAPYVLTPTPETSPDAVKILQDLILLLQSRFYCCAPEIHDQAVAWISHLPVYVSASLIAACGSEINLEVLQMAKALASSGFRDTSRVGGGNPELGLMMAQGNQQALLKSLTHYRQQLDQVIADLETENWEAIAQFLAATQQQRPDFL; encoded by the coding sequence ATGAAAATTGGCATTGTCGGGCTGGGTTTAATCGGTGGATCTTTGGCGATCGCCTTTCGGGAAAAAGGCTTAGAAGTGTTGGGAGTTTCTCGGAAAAATACAACCTGCGAAACGGCCCTGACCAAGAAGATTGTGACAAAAGCCAGCACGGATATGGGGTTACTCCGGGATGCAGATGTGGTGTTTCTCTGCACGCCGATCAAAGCGATTTTGCCCACGGCCCAAACCCTTATTCCCCACCTCAAACCCACGGCGATTTTGACGGATGTGGCCTCAGTGAAAGGGGAAATTGCCCAGGCGATCGCCCCGCTGTGGCCCAACTTTATCGGGGGACATCCCATGGCGGGCACCGCTGAACAGGGCATTGACGCCGCGCTTCCTGGATTGTTTATTAACGCGCCTTACGTTTTAACGCCGACCCCCGAGACCTCTCCGGATGCGGTCAAAATCCTCCAAGACTTAATCCTGCTGCTCCAGAGTCGTTTCTACTGCTGCGCCCCGGAGATTCACGATCAAGCGGTGGCCTGGATTTCCCATTTGCCCGTTTATGTTAGTGCGAGTCTGATCGCGGCCTGTGGATCGGAAATAAATTTAGAAGTGCTACAAATGGCTAAAGCCCTGGCGAGTTCTGGCTTTCGGGATACCAGTCGTGTCGGCGGTGGCAATCCAGAATTGGGGTTGATGATGGCCCAGGGGAATCAACAGGCGTTGTTAAAATCCCTCACCCATTATCGGCAGCAGTTAGATCAAGTCATTGCAGATCTTGAAACAGAAAACTGGGAGGCAATCGCCCAATTCCTCGCAGCGACCCAACAACAGCGGCCCGACTTTCTCTAG
- a CDS encoding DUF1823 family protein, with the protein MVTLPPLTTDTIQQIIDDRLEDETLHQLVWHYLGYRYDETQKCWNLDQVDPAWAEKYPEPPKFIEERPPTVQLTRSIPKPYKALLKEKMGFKGYTVDQLIPRLTRRATMASWLLSYMAQHDLLEV; encoded by the coding sequence ATCGTGACTTTGCCTCCCCTAACAACGGACACTATTCAGCAAATCATTGACGATCGCCTTGAGGATGAAACGCTCCATCAGTTGGTCTGGCATTACCTCGGCTACCGTTACGATGAAACTCAAAAATGCTGGAATCTTGACCAAGTTGATCCAGCCTGGGCCGAAAAATATCCAGAACCACCTAAGTTCATTGAGGAACGTCCCCCCACGGTGCAACTGACCCGCTCGATCCCCAAACCCTATAAGGCTCTGCTCAAGGAAAAAATGGGCTTTAAGGGCTACACAGTTGATCAACTGATTCCGCGCCTGACGCGGCGGGCGACCATGGCCAGTTGGCTCCTTAGCTATATGGCCCAACACGATTTGTTAGAGGTTTAG
- the argF gene encoding ornithine carbamoyltransferase: MNALKGRDLLSIADLSSTEIITLLNLAADLKQGKIAPTCPKTLGLLFYKASTRTRVSFSVAMYQLGGNVIDLNPNRTQVGRGEPIEDTARVLDRYLDILAIRTFDQQDLETFADYCEMPIINALTDLEHPCQMLADLQTMQETFGQLEGLTMTYVGDGNNVAHSILLGGALVGMNIRIATPKDYEPSPKIVAQAQAIAGDRSQILITHDPKEAAEGCHAIYTDVWASMGQEDLANSRVPIFQPYQVNAELMALADKEAIALHCLPAHRGEEITADVMEGPQAKIWDQAENRMHAQKALMASLLGIV; the protein is encoded by the coding sequence ATGAATGCACTCAAGGGTCGGGATCTTCTGAGCATTGCAGATCTCAGCAGCACAGAAATTATTACCCTGCTAAACCTGGCGGCAGATCTCAAACAGGGAAAAATCGCCCCCACCTGCCCCAAAACCCTCGGCCTGTTGTTCTACAAAGCCTCTACCCGCACCAGAGTCTCCTTTAGCGTGGCTATGTATCAACTGGGTGGCAATGTCATTGACCTGAACCCAAACCGCACCCAAGTGGGTCGCGGCGAGCCCATCGAGGACACCGCCAGGGTTTTAGACCGCTACCTCGATATTTTGGCGATTCGTACCTTTGATCAACAGGATCTCGAAACCTTCGCTGATTACTGTGAAATGCCGATTATCAACGCCCTTACAGATTTAGAACACCCCTGTCAGATGTTGGCGGATCTGCAAACGATGCAGGAAACCTTCGGCCAACTGGAAGGCCTGACCATGACCTATGTGGGTGATGGCAATAATGTCGCCCACTCGATCCTCCTCGGTGGCGCGTTAGTCGGCATGAATATTCGCATCGCTACCCCCAAAGATTACGAACCTAGCCCGAAAATTGTCGCCCAGGCCCAGGCCATTGCAGGCGATCGCAGTCAAATTTTAATTACCCATGATCCCAAGGAAGCCGCCGAAGGCTGTCACGCCATCTACACCGATGTGTGGGCCAGTATGGGCCAAGAAGACCTCGCCAACAGTCGGGTACCCATTTTCCAACCCTACCAAGTCAACGCCGAACTCATGGCCCTCGCCGATAAAGAGGCGATCGCCCTCCACTGTTTGCCCGCCCATCGAGGCGAAGAAATTACTGCCGACGTGATGGAAGGCCCCCAAGCCAAAATTTGGGATCAAGCCGAAAACCGGATGCACGCCCAAAAAGCGCTGATGGCCAGTCTCCTTGGCATTGTCTAA
- the trpE gene encoding anthranilate synthase component I, whose translation MIFPDFEQFRHLSQQGNFIPVYQEWVADLETPVSAWYKVCADQPYNFLLESVEGGENIGRYSFLGCDPVWVLENKGDRTTQKFRDGAVQEFSGNPFDVLAQCLASIKPVQLSELPPGIGGLFGMWGYELMRWIEPRVPVYERQEEDLPDGLWMQIDSLIIFDQVKRKIWVITYADLRDPAVPLEEAYLNACDRVTKLVLKLKLPLPVAAKPLEWLANPDGEALKYESNTSQAQFCQNVAKAKEYIKAGDIFQVVLSQRLQTSYEGHPFDLYRSLRLINPSPYMSFYNFGDWQLIGSSPEIMVKAEQTPDGKLQAMLRPIAGTRRRGKTQAEDLALEKDLLADPKEIAEHVMLVDLGRNDLGRVCEKGTVTVGDLMIIERYSHVMHIVSNVMGDLAPDQSAWNLLQACFPAGTVSGAPKIRALEIINELEPERRGPYSGVYGYYDFEGQLNTAITIRSMIVRSQGNQHQVFVQAGAGIVADSEPEREYQETLDKARGMLEAIRCLQV comes from the coding sequence ATGATTTTTCCTGATTTCGAGCAGTTTCGGCATCTCAGTCAACAGGGTAATTTTATTCCGGTCTATCAGGAGTGGGTGGCGGATCTCGAAACGCCAGTGTCGGCTTGGTACAAGGTTTGTGCAGATCAACCCTACAATTTTCTGTTGGAGTCCGTTGAGGGGGGCGAAAATATTGGTCGCTATAGTTTCCTCGGTTGCGATCCGGTTTGGGTCTTAGAAAATAAAGGCGATCGCACCACGCAAAAATTCCGTGATGGGGCTGTCCAAGAATTTAGCGGCAATCCCTTTGATGTGTTGGCCCAATGTCTCGCCAGCATTAAGCCTGTCCAACTGTCGGAATTACCACCGGGGATTGGTGGTCTATTTGGGATGTGGGGCTATGAGTTGATGCGCTGGATCGAACCACGGGTGCCGGTGTACGAACGCCAAGAAGAGGATCTACCCGATGGCCTCTGGATGCAAATTGATAGCTTGATCATTTTTGACCAAGTTAAACGCAAGATTTGGGTCATCACCTATGCTGACCTGCGGGATCCGGCGGTGCCCCTAGAAGAAGCCTACCTAAATGCCTGCGATCGCGTGACGAAATTAGTCCTCAAGCTCAAGTTGCCTTTGCCTGTTGCCGCCAAACCCTTAGAATGGCTCGCCAACCCAGACGGGGAAGCCCTCAAGTACGAAAGCAACACTTCCCAAGCACAGTTTTGCCAGAACGTCGCCAAGGCAAAGGAATACATTAAGGCCGGAGATATTTTTCAGGTGGTGCTTTCCCAGCGGCTCCAGACGAGCTACGAAGGCCATCCCTTTGATCTCTACCGTTCCCTGCGCCTGATTAACCCTTCTCCCTACATGTCTTTTTACAATTTTGGGGATTGGCAACTCATCGGCTCTAGCCCAGAGATTATGGTCAAAGCCGAGCAAACGCCAGACGGAAAACTCCAGGCGATGCTCCGACCGATTGCGGGCACGCGACGCCGGGGGAAAACCCAAGCTGAGGATTTAGCGTTAGAAAAAGACCTCTTGGCCGACCCTAAGGAAATCGCTGAACACGTGATGCTTGTGGATTTGGGCCGCAATGACCTCGGTCGCGTCTGCGAAAAAGGCACGGTCACAGTTGGGGATTTGATGATCATCGAACGTTATTCTCACGTGATGCACATCGTGAGTAATGTGATGGGAGATTTAGCCCCCGACCAATCGGCTTGGAATTTATTACAGGCTTGTTTTCCCGCCGGAACAGTCAGCGGTGCGCCGAAAATTCGCGCTTTAGAAATTATCAACGAACTGGAACCCGAACGACGTGGCCCCTACTCTGGCGTCTACGGTTACTACGATTTTGAAGGCCAACTGAATACGGCGATTACGATCCGGAGCATGATTGTGCGATCGCAGGGGAATCAGCACCAGGTCTTTGTCCAGGCGGGCGCGGGCATCGTCGCAGACTCCGAGCCGGAACGGGAATACCAAGAAACCCTTGATAAGGCCAGGGGGATGTTGGAAGCGATTCGCTGCCTTCAGGTTTAA
- the rimK gene encoding 30S ribosomal protein S6--L-glutamate ligase translates to MKIAILSQDPKLYSTRRLREAAENRHHDVQVINFMRCYMNITSHQPFVIYQGQRLENFDAIIPRIGASATFYGTAVVRQFEVMGGFSANTSQAISRSRDKLRSLQILARKGIGLPVTGFAHATQDIDGLIETVGGAPVVIKLLEGTQGIGVVLAETHQAAKSVIEAFRGLDANILVQEYIAEAKGTDIRCFVVGEKVVAAMKRQGAEGEFRSNLHRGGKADKVRLTPEERSTAVRAAKAMGLRVAGVDLLRSNHGPLVMEINSSPGLEGIEKTTGVDVAGKIIEYLEKNAAPGKTTDRIQY, encoded by the coding sequence ATGAAAATTGCTATTCTCTCCCAAGATCCAAAACTCTATTCCACCCGTCGTCTCCGGGAAGCCGCCGAAAATCGCCACCACGACGTCCAGGTGATTAATTTCATGCGCTGCTACATGAACATCACTTCCCATCAACCCTTTGTCATTTACCAGGGGCAGCGGTTAGAAAATTTTGACGCGATTATTCCTCGCATTGGAGCATCGGCCACCTTTTACGGTACGGCGGTGGTGCGTCAGTTTGAAGTGATGGGAGGGTTTAGTGCCAATACATCCCAGGCGATTTCTCGGTCCCGCGATAAACTGCGATCGCTGCAAATTTTAGCCCGCAAAGGCATTGGACTCCCGGTGACAGGCTTTGCCCACGCGACCCAGGACATTGATGGCCTCATCGAAACCGTGGGTGGTGCTCCTGTCGTCATTAAACTTTTAGAAGGCACCCAGGGTATTGGTGTGGTGCTCGCGGAAACCCACCAGGCCGCCAAATCCGTGATCGAAGCCTTTCGGGGGTTGGATGCCAACATTTTGGTGCAAGAATACATCGCCGAAGCCAAGGGCACGGATATCCGCTGTTTTGTGGTGGGCGAGAAAGTCGTGGCGGCAATGAAGCGCCAGGGAGCAGAGGGAGAATTTCGGTCTAATTTGCACCGGGGCGGCAAAGCGGACAAAGTTCGACTCACCCCCGAAGAGCGCAGTACCGCTGTCCGGGCCGCTAAAGCGATGGGATTGCGGGTCGCCGGGGTAGATTTGTTGCGCTCAAACCATGGGCCTTTGGTGATGGAAATTAACTCTTCACCGGGATTAGAAGGCATCGAAAAAACCACCGGGGTTGATGTGGCCGGAAAAATTATTGAATATCTCGAAAAGAATGCCGCTCCTGGGAAAACCACCGATCGCATTCAGTATTAG